From the genome of Candidatus Jidaibacter acanthamoeba, one region includes:
- the tatC gene encoding twin-arginine translocase subunit TatC — MIKNSEQSEREFEKNNFNYHFVELKTRLFLCVITFIFFALISYYFSEQIYGFLTKPLLEIYSPKAGRRLIFTNLTEAFFTYFKVACYSGFIFSFPFIAFQLYFFVAPGLYRKEKWTLIPILLFIPVLFFLGAATVYYFVIPMAWKFFLSFENLNSTEYLPVMLEAKISDYLDLTLEMIIGFGIAFQLPVIALLLAKAKVLKGSWLADKRKYAVVAIFIVAAILTPPDVISQVLLAIPLLLLYEISIVICKVIEKV, encoded by the coding sequence ATGATTAAAAATTCTGAGCAGTCGGAAAGAGAGTTTGAAAAAAATAATTTCAACTACCATTTTGTTGAGCTTAAAACCAGGCTTTTTCTTTGTGTTATTACTTTTATATTTTTTGCTCTTATCAGTTATTATTTTTCGGAACAAATTTATGGTTTTTTAACTAAGCCGTTACTTGAGATATATTCCCCTAAAGCAGGCAGGCGCCTAATTTTTACTAATCTAACCGAAGCATTTTTTACTTATTTTAAAGTTGCATGTTATTCCGGGTTTATTTTTTCTTTTCCCTTCATTGCATTTCAGCTTTATTTTTTTGTCGCGCCCGGGCTTTACAGGAAAGAAAAATGGACATTAATTCCTATACTTCTATTTATCCCCGTACTGTTTTTTTTAGGCGCAGCAACAGTATATTATTTTGTAATACCGATGGCTTGGAAGTTTTTCCTCAGTTTTGAAAATCTTAATTCTACAGAATATTTGCCAGTTATGTTAGAAGCGAAGATTAGTGATTATCTTGATTTAACATTAGAGATGATTATTGGCTTTGGTATAGCATTTCAGTTGCCGGTAATAGCCTTACTTCTGGCAAAAGCTAAAGTTTTAAAAGGCAGTTGGCTTGCAGATAAGAGAAAATATGCCGTAGTTGCTATATTTATAGTTGCGGCTATTCTGACTCCTCCTGATGTAATCAGCCAAGTTTTACTTGCAATACCACTACTTTTGCTTTACGAAATTTCTATAGTAATATGTAAAGTAATCGAAAAGGTATAA
- a CDS encoding helix-turn-helix domain-containing protein, whose translation MGSKNRHQVDLHVGQRLRKRRQELGMSQEKLGEAVQLTFQQIQKYEKGYNRISCSKLYEFAGILKTNIEYFFDGLKALVNGATEEVYIFKSDKNEYMTLDSASNQYEVAENINESLGNEIKEMVKYFKNISSKQAREHVLNLAKLLSENEDINY comes from the coding sequence ATGGGTAGTAAAAATAGACACCAGGTTGACTTGCATGTTGGTCAGAGGCTTAGAAAGAGAAGGCAAGAGCTTGGTATGAGTCAAGAGAAGCTAGGCGAGGCAGTGCAGTTAACGTTCCAGCAGATTCAGAAATATGAAAAGGGCTATAATAGAATTAGTTGTAGTAAGCTTTATGAATTTGCAGGGATTTTAAAAACAAACATTGAATATTTTTTTGATGGCCTAAAAGCATTAGTCAACGGTGCTACGGAAGAAGTTTATATCTTTAAGTCTGATAAAAATGAATATATGACCTTAGATTCTGCAAGCAATCAATATGAAGTAGCAGAAAATATTAATGAGTCCCTAGGTAATGAAATAAAAGAGATGGTAAAATATTTTAAAAATATTTCTTCTAAACAAGCAAGAGAGCACGTATTAAACCTAGCTAAGTTACTTTCGGAAAATGAAGATATTAATTACTAG
- a CDS encoding NUDIX domain-containing protein, whose amino-acid sequence MLRRGGHVDAGEVLLDAAKRELKEELGLESEPEIIAEFIFDDGHPRRIFLYQINLQKKMSLNKDEIESGFFVDREKNC is encoded by the coding sequence GTGCTTCGGCGGGGCGGGCACGTTGACGCCGGAGAAGTGCTTCTTGATGCAGCAAAAAGAGAATTGAAGGAAGAATTGGGTTTAGAATCTGAGCCAGAAATAATAGCTGAATTCATATTTGATGACGGACATCCTAGAAGAATATTTTTATATCAAATAAATTTGCAGAAAAAGATGTCGCTTAATAAAGATGAAATTGAAAGCGGTTTTTTTGTAGATAGAGAGAAGAACTGTTAA
- the lnt gene encoding apolipoprotein N-acyltransferase translates to MVKKKVSECVLLILNYKFVNKFTFKQIVFLLSLGALLTLAYHPFDLFFIIPISLTSLLLYLDSKKGLKQKFIAGVIFGYGHFLSSLYWIMYSLLTDFSGFWWMIPFVLILIPLVIALFIGLLVIAAQYFNYHRIAYVLGFSALWVIFEFLRSFLIFPFPWNLLGYTVLSLENVSQFASVVGVYGLSFVVCALGTCVYSRNIKYILAVFMCYLAISSFGYMRLKDAKVEYIEDYTLRLVQPNLTEHHMGDPEKQSRDFLKLIKLSLKDLKENTITIWPEASFPYILHEGSTFKTLLAEIISKNGFLITGADWLEPDKESGKWNLYNSIVTLNKQGKVISVYKKILLVPFGEYIPLRKYFPDFVEKVAYGIGDFNSGKQFKTTRISENLPAILNLICYESIFTHIPYAYQGQDFGLMLNITNDAWFGNSIGPYQHYTMARMRAIEYNTPLIRVAKHGITGVIDQFGRVLAELEINNEGFLNTNVPKKTLQSSFYLLYYHISAIWIAILTFLLICAKRRFK, encoded by the coding sequence GTGGTAAAGAAGAAGGTAAGTGAATGTGTTCTTCTAATTTTAAACTATAAATTTGTAAATAAGTTTACTTTTAAACAAATAGTTTTTCTCCTATCTTTAGGAGCGCTGCTTACTCTTGCTTATCATCCGTTTGACCTGTTTTTTATTATCCCTATTTCCTTAACTTCTTTATTACTTTATCTGGATTCTAAAAAAGGTTTAAAACAAAAGTTTATAGCCGGAGTGATATTCGGATATGGTCATTTTCTTAGCAGCTTATATTGGATAATGTATTCTTTGCTCACTGATTTCTCCGGTTTTTGGTGGATGATTCCGTTTGTGCTAATCTTAATCCCACTGGTTATAGCATTATTTATCGGGTTGTTGGTTATAGCGGCACAATATTTTAATTACCATAGGATAGCATATGTTTTAGGGTTTTCAGCACTATGGGTAATTTTTGAGTTTTTAAGAAGCTTTCTAATCTTTCCCTTTCCTTGGAACTTATTAGGCTATACTGTGCTTTCGCTTGAAAATGTTTCACAGTTTGCATCCGTGGTTGGTGTTTATGGGCTAAGTTTCGTCGTATGCGCACTTGGAACGTGTGTTTATTCAAGAAATATAAAATATATTTTAGCAGTATTTATGTGCTATTTAGCTATATCTAGCTTCGGGTACATGCGTTTAAAGGATGCTAAAGTAGAATATATTGAAGATTATACCCTTAGGCTTGTACAGCCGAATTTAACTGAACATCATATGGGTGACCCTGAAAAGCAGAGTAGAGATTTTTTAAAGCTGATAAAACTTTCTTTAAAAGATTTAAAAGAGAACACTATTACCATTTGGCCGGAAGCTTCTTTCCCATATATTTTACATGAAGGCTCTACATTTAAAACTTTGCTTGCGGAAATTATTTCAAAGAACGGATTTTTAATTACCGGGGCGGATTGGTTGGAACCTGATAAAGAGAGTGGGAAGTGGAATCTTTATAATTCTATCGTTACATTAAATAAGCAAGGAAAAGTTATATCAGTTTACAAAAAAATATTATTAGTTCCATTCGGGGAATATATACCGCTTAGAAAATATTTTCCTGACTTTGTTGAAAAGGTAGCTTACGGTATAGGAGATTTTAATTCCGGAAAACAGTTTAAAACCACTAGAATATCCGAAAACCTACCCGCGATTTTAAATTTAATATGTTATGAATCAATTTTTACGCACATTCCCTATGCTTATCAAGGCCAGGATTTCGGATTAATGCTTAACATTACTAATGATGCATGGTTCGGTAATAGCATAGGTCCATACCAACATTATACCATGGCCAGAATGAGAGCAATAGAGTATAATACTCCTTTAATAAGAGTTGCTAAGCATGGTATTACAGGAGTAATTGATCAGTTTGGCAGGGTTTTAGCCGAGCTTGAAATAAATAATGAAGGTTTCCTTAACACAAATGTTCCAAAAAAAACATTGCAATCATCTTTTTACTTACTATATTATCACATTAGTGCAATTTGGATAGCAATCCTCACTTTTTTGCTTATTTGCGCAAAAAGGAGATTTAAATAA
- a CDS encoding divergent polysaccharide deacetylase family protein: MLTSLNNNSPVLGKPEVIKSEDQRSLTPETPKDSKEEVKAEKPNNNIIPDTIQKATKQPINSTLLNNPETNGDLAAIRPKVALLVDGLGLSRSETASAIEMHALIALGFSPYSQDVINWINKGVSAGHEVYINLPMHPAEYPANDAGSLALMNNLSVEENLLRLKLITSKSDKIKGVISGTREIFTDSKDDILSVLEFLKQKKLAYIYGGEVNNESLDDLSEALNLNYIDINITIDDELDAEAVKSNLLRLENMAKVRGFALGKFHAYPMSVKVINEWIGELNNSEVMLVPVSQLFELRKQATKEKSKNNVPESDNKISENEEVQLSAPQDINNKIYTKEEFEKYFDTSNTVTYVKEGENNVLDSPANKEKKSGKEEGK, translated from the coding sequence GTGTTAACCAGTTTAAATAACAATTCACCGGTTTTAGGGAAGCCGGAGGTTATTAAATCAGAGGATCAAAGATCCTTAACGCCTGAAACACCTAAAGATAGTAAAGAAGAAGTAAAGGCAGAAAAACCGAATAACAATATTATACCGGACACAATTCAAAAAGCGACTAAGCAGCCGATAAACTCTACTTTGCTTAATAATCCTGAAACTAACGGAGACTTAGCTGCCATCCGCCCTAAAGTTGCTCTTCTGGTAGACGGCTTAGGCCTATCCAGGTCAGAGACTGCAAGTGCCATTGAAATGCATGCTCTAATTGCACTTGGGTTTTCGCCTTATAGCCAGGATGTTATTAATTGGATAAATAAAGGCGTTTCAGCCGGACATGAAGTTTATATTAATCTTCCTATGCATCCTGCAGAGTATCCGGCTAATGATGCAGGCTCTTTAGCTTTAATGAATAATTTAAGCGTGGAAGAAAATTTATTAAGGTTAAAACTTATTACTTCTAAATCTGATAAGATTAAAGGGGTGATTTCCGGTACGAGAGAAATTTTTACTGATTCTAAAGATGATATTTTATCGGTTCTTGAATTTTTAAAACAAAAAAAACTGGCTTACATATATGGAGGGGAAGTTAATAATGAAAGTTTAGATGATCTTTCTGAAGCTTTGAATTTAAATTATATTGATATTAATATTACAATTGATGATGAACTTGACGCAGAAGCTGTAAAAAGTAATCTATTACGTTTAGAAAATATGGCAAAAGTCAGAGGATTTGCATTAGGAAAATTTCATGCGTATCCTATGTCGGTTAAAGTTATAAATGAATGGATAGGGGAGCTAAATAATAGTGAAGTGATGCTGGTTCCCGTTTCTCAATTGTTTGAACTTCGTAAGCAGGCAACCAAAGAAAAAAGCAAGAATAATGTCCCGGAATCGGATAATAAAATTAGTGAAAACGAAGAAGTTCAATTATCAGCGCCTCAAGATATAAATAATAAAATATATACTAAAGAAGAATTTGAAAAATATTTTGATACATCAAATACAGTAACGTACGTTAAAGAAGGTGAAAATAATGTCTTAGATTCACCTGCTAATAAGGAGAAGAAAAGTGGTAAAGAAGAAGGTAAGTGA
- a CDS encoding accessory factor UbiK family protein, which yields MKKDNKFFEDFSKLASSAFASAATMRRELSDYMRQYVESFVKKMDFVTKDELEVVKKIALQTDKELQQLKKYMNIEETKSPKKQEKSKVVKQKPKSSSAKKVADS from the coding sequence ATGAAAAAAGACAATAAATTTTTCGAAGATTTCAGCAAATTAGCTAGCTCAGCATTTGCCTCGGCAGCCACCATGAGAAGGGAGCTTTCCGATTATATGAGACAGTATGTAGAATCTTTTGTTAAAAAAATGGATTTTGTTACTAAGGATGAGTTAGAAGTGGTAAAAAAAATAGCTCTTCAAACTGATAAGGAGCTTCAGCAACTCAAAAAATATATGAATATTGAAGAAACCAAATCACCTAAAAAACAGGAAAAGAGTAAAGTTGTTAAACAAAAGCCTAAAAGCAGTAGTGCTAAAAAGGTTGCCGACTCTTAA
- a CDS encoding response regulator transcription factor: MRVLLIEDDHDTAKIIELALAAEGIVCDITDLGDDGKDASKYNEYDLVILDLMLPDMSGYDVLKSIRDYNLNVPVLILSGLGDSEEKVKGLVCGADDYLTKPFDKRELIARLKAIIRRSKGHAKSVIKIDNLVINLNTHTTMIDNKPVHLTSKEQSVLELMALKKGAVISKENFLSHLYNGMDEPELKIIDVFVCKMRKKLYDISGGINYIETIWGRGYALKDPDEIPESQRIIGDGRLFNVV; encoded by the coding sequence ATGAGAGTGCTTTTAATTGAGGACGACCACGACACTGCCAAAATAATAGAACTTGCTTTAGCGGCAGAGGGCATTGTGTGCGATATTACCGACCTGGGTGACGACGGAAAAGACGCAAGTAAGTATAATGAATATGATTTAGTCATCTTAGATCTTATGTTACCTGATATGAGTGGTTATGATGTACTTAAAAGTATACGCGATTATAATTTAAATGTACCGGTTTTAATTTTATCAGGATTAGGTGATTCGGAAGAAAAAGTTAAAGGATTGGTTTGCGGTGCTGATGATTACCTTACCAAGCCATTTGATAAACGCGAACTTATTGCTCGCTTAAAAGCTATCATAAGAAGGTCTAAGGGGCATGCGAAATCGGTTATAAAAATAGATAATTTAGTAATTAATTTAAATACTCATACTACAATGATTGATAACAAACCTGTTCATTTAACCAGTAAAGAACAGAGTGTTTTAGAGCTAATGGCTTTAAAAAAAGGCGCAGTAATTTCGAAAGAAAACTTTTTAAGCCATCTATATAACGGCATGGATGAACCGGAACTAAAGATCATAGATGTATTCGTGTGTAAAATGCGTAAAAAATTATATGATATATCGGGCGGTATAAATTATATAGAAACTATCTGGGGACGAGGATATGCATTGAAAGATCCTGATGAAATACCGGAAAGTCAAAGAATAATCGGAGACGGGCGCCTATTTAATGTAGTGTAA
- the serS gene encoding serine--tRNA ligase, with amino-acid sequence MHDIKFIRENPELFDKALLKRGISNISNDIITLDEKLRKEQTHLQEKQTKRNELAKEIGKGKAERGDVSCLLKQADELKVQVPQLEESIKELESKLEEMMINLPNTLLDDVPEGKDEDDNQEVRKWGEIKQFDFTPKHHYELGEGLNQMDFEAAAKMSGSRFVVLKKDLAQMERALANFMLDIHTSEFGYTEVSPPLLVKDEAMFGVGQLPKFDQDSFLTREGLRLIPTAEVSLTNLVREMILEEEELPLRYTAYTPSFRSEAGSAGKDTRGMIRVHQFSKVELVSIVRPRDSKAEHERMTTCAEEILKRLELPYRIMLLCGGDTGFSSQKTYDFEVWLPGQNKYREISSCSTCGDFQARRMKARYKELDSRKNYFVHTLNGSGLAVGRTIVAILENYQNSDGSINIPHALQKYMNGTKIIGR; translated from the coding sequence ATGCACGATATAAAGTTTATTAGAGAAAACCCTGAGCTGTTTGATAAAGCTTTACTCAAGCGCGGTATAAGTAATATTTCAAATGATATAATTACACTTGATGAAAAGCTAAGGAAAGAGCAAACGCATTTGCAGGAGAAGCAAACTAAAAGAAATGAGCTTGCCAAGGAAATAGGTAAAGGTAAGGCAGAGAGAGGTGATGTGAGCTGCTTGCTTAAGCAAGCAGACGAACTAAAAGTACAGGTACCACAACTTGAGGAGAGCATAAAAGAGCTGGAAAGCAAGCTGGAAGAGATGATGATAAACCTACCGAACACATTATTAGATGATGTGCCGGAAGGGAAAGATGAAGATGATAATCAAGAAGTCAGAAAGTGGGGCGAGATCAAACAATTTGATTTTACGCCAAAACACCATTATGAGCTTGGGGAAGGCTTAAACCAGATGGATTTTGAGGCAGCAGCTAAAATGTCCGGCTCCAGATTCGTCGTATTAAAAAAAGATTTAGCCCAAATGGAAAGAGCATTAGCTAACTTCATGCTTGATATTCATACATCCGAATTCGGTTATACTGAAGTTTCCCCACCCCTACTAGTGAAAGATGAGGCAATGTTCGGGGTAGGGCAGCTACCGAAGTTCGATCAGGATTCTTTCTTAACCAGGGAAGGATTAAGGTTAATCCCTACTGCTGAAGTATCATTGACTAATTTAGTCAGAGAAATGATTTTAGAGGAAGAGGAACTTCCTTTAAGATATACTGCATATACTCCGTCATTCAGATCTGAAGCAGGAAGTGCAGGTAAAGATACCAGAGGGATGATTAGAGTGCATCAGTTTTCTAAAGTTGAGCTGGTGAGTATTGTAAGGCCGAGAGATTCTAAAGCTGAGCATGAGAGAATGACGACTTGTGCCGAGGAAATTTTAAAGAGATTGGAATTACCGTATCGAATAATGCTGCTTTGCGGAGGAGATACCGGGTTTTCTTCACAAAAGACATATGATTTTGAGGTGTGGCTACCGGGGCAAAATAAATATAGAGAGATTTCAAGCTGTTCAACCTGCGGAGATTTCCAAGCAAGAAGAATGAAAGCAAGGTATAAGGAACTGGATAGTAGAAAAAACTATTTTGTTCATACCTTAAACGGCTCAGGTCTTGCAGTAGGCAGAACCATAGTTGCAATTCTTGAAAATTACCAAAATAGTGATGGAAGTATTAATATACCCCACGCATTACAAAAATATATGAACGGAACCAAGATTATTGGGAGGTAA
- a CDS encoding RDD family protein: MKNFLHNLNPVVMLGAHNKLKDEQYTIFINGRQFRLATMNRRLIATVVDIFIIFIFFTPILNLAAYFLYNRQTSYQVYEGFENYSINIVGISSALEFFKALASYLMNNELIRGFIILQILSISLFAVFIISFWRWKGATPGKMITRCQIIDATTGDTPTLKQYILRFIGYIFFIGFIFMPLTKKKQGPHDKLANTIVVVKPWKSKT; encoded by the coding sequence ATGAAGAATTTTTTACACAATCTAAACCCGGTTGTTATGTTGGGTGCACATAATAAATTAAAAGATGAGCAATATACAATATTTATAAACGGTCGGCAATTCAGGCTTGCAACGATGAATAGAAGATTAATAGCTACGGTTGTTGATATCTTTATAATATTTATATTTTTTACCCCTATCTTAAATTTAGCTGCTTATTTTCTTTATAATAGGCAAACTTCATACCAAGTATACGAAGGTTTTGAAAATTATAGTATTAATATAGTCGGAATATCTTCAGCACTCGAGTTTTTTAAAGCTTTAGCTTCTTATTTGATGAATAATGAGCTAATAAGAGGCTTTATTATACTGCAAATACTATCCATTTCTCTTTTTGCCGTATTTATAATTTCATTTTGGAGATGGAAAGGCGCAACACCCGGTAAAATGATAACCAGGTGTCAAATAATTGATGCGACTACCGGTGACACGCCGACGCTTAAACAGTATATTTTGCGGTTTATAGGATATATTTTCTTTATCGGCTTTATATTTATGCCACTTACTAAGAAGAAGCAAGGGCCGCATGATAAATTAGCTAATACAATAGTTGTTGTTAAGCCTTGGAAATCAAAAACTTAA
- a CDS encoding DUF2336 domain-containing protein, with protein sequence MKQDFSVRYSAPGFCNNPESINSLNAEQKYSFALQVCYFIENGYLYEEEDQLKNYLKQLTIHPDLEIRVLIANRLKNSKHLPHEIALKLAFDINKVAAPIIADSPQLNDYDLITLLNTSKEISKLIALTKRNNLSEEVCFKVVSLKNLSLIISIIQNPGSQISFELYRNLLNTYYDDQSFLSALLMRKNLDNRLLQKLVIELKPEARNIITKHFNLYINNITKIFCPTDINSFEDKPTHNEETELRRRIDQLYSQNSLNNAIIIHYLCKGDLYSFLYSIAKLSDIPFSQIRFIAINRLTTKEFENLYYSSGLPVNFMEAIQTILTAIINASKEGARVTKSDFPLLISKYLKENKEKYKVEGIGYLLKLIFLK encoded by the coding sequence ATGAAACAAGATTTTTCAGTTAGATATTCTGCTCCCGGTTTCTGTAATAATCCGGAGAGTATCAACTCCCTTAATGCGGAGCAAAAATATAGCTTTGCACTACAAGTTTGCTACTTTATTGAAAACGGATACCTTTACGAGGAAGAAGACCAATTAAAAAATTATTTAAAACAACTTACAATTCATCCCGATTTAGAAATAAGAGTATTAATAGCAAATCGGCTAAAAAATTCCAAACATCTTCCGCATGAAATAGCATTAAAGTTAGCTTTTGATATCAATAAAGTTGCTGCCCCTATTATTGCAGATTCCCCGCAGTTGAATGATTATGATTTAATAACGCTGCTTAATACCTCTAAAGAGATAAGTAAACTTATAGCACTAACAAAAAGGAATAATTTAAGTGAAGAAGTATGCTTTAAAGTCGTTTCCCTAAAAAATTTATCGCTGATTATCAGCATTATACAGAATCCCGGTAGCCAAATCAGCTTTGAACTTTATCGCAACTTACTAAATACCTACTATGATGATCAATCCTTCTTAAGCGCACTTTTAATGCGAAAAAACTTAGATAATAGGTTGTTACAAAAACTTGTTATAGAACTAAAACCGGAAGCAAGGAATATTATCACCAAACATTTCAATCTTTATATTAATAATATTACTAAGATATTTTGTCCGACCGATATTAATTCATTTGAAGATAAACCCACACATAACGAAGAAACAGAGCTAAGAAGAAGAATTGACCAACTTTACTCTCAAAACAGTTTAAATAATGCGATCATTATACACTATCTATGTAAAGGTGACCTATATTCATTCTTATATTCAATAGCTAAACTTTCCGATATACCCTTTAGTCAAATTAGGTTTATAGCCATTAACCGCTTAACAACCAAAGAGTTTGAAAACCTTTATTATTCTTCGGGGTTACCGGTTAATTTTATGGAAGCTATACAAACTATACTAACGGCAATTATTAATGCTTCAAAAGAAGGAGCACGAGTCACTAAAAGCGACTTTCCGTTATTGATAAGCAAATATTTAAAAGAGAATAAAGAAAAATATAAAGTTGAAGGGATAGGTTATTTGCTTAAGCTCATCTTTCTTAAATAG
- the lgt gene encoding prolipoprotein diacylglyceryl transferase: protein MIFPQINPVAFSIGFFDIRWYSLAYIAGIFIGYYLFIHLAGKSGYEISKKALDDIIVYFIAGIMIGGRLGFVLFYDLDRYLTEPFAIFKTWEGGMSFHGALIGLIMAIYLLCRKHKLQLLRLFDLLCCVVSPGIFLGRIANFINGELYGRVTDVEWGIIFPHAGYLPRHPSQLYEALGEGLILFAVMQLLFHFTNLRNKKGALTGIFLIGYSTIRMLIENFREPDFQVGYVFNSLTLGQLLCMPMLMLGIFLLFRRTLIK, encoded by the coding sequence ATCATTTTTCCACAAATTAACCCTGTAGCTTTTTCAATCGGCTTTTTTGATATTAGGTGGTATTCACTTGCCTATATAGCAGGTATTTTTATCGGCTACTACCTATTTATTCATCTTGCCGGAAAATCCGGATATGAAATTTCTAAAAAAGCTCTTGATGATATTATAGTTTATTTTATAGCAGGTATAATGATCGGTGGTAGATTAGGATTTGTATTATTCTATGATTTAGATCGATATCTCACGGAACCGTTTGCAATATTTAAAACTTGGGAAGGCGGCATGTCATTTCATGGAGCACTTATCGGTTTAATTATGGCGATTTACCTTTTATGCCGGAAACATAAGCTTCAGTTACTGCGCCTATTTGATTTATTATGCTGCGTAGTTTCTCCCGGTATTTTTCTGGGAAGAATTGCAAATTTTATTAACGGTGAGCTTTACGGAAGAGTAACCGATGTAGAGTGGGGAATAATATTTCCGCATGCCGGATATTTACCGAGGCACCCGTCACAATTATATGAAGCACTCGGTGAAGGTTTAATATTATTTGCGGTAATGCAGCTGCTATTTCATTTTACCAACCTAAGAAATAAAAAAGGTGCCTTAACCGGTATTTTCCTGATTGGGTATTCTACAATTAGGATGCTCATAGAAAATTTCCGTGAGCCTGATTTCCAGGTAGGATATGTTTTCAATAGCTTAACTTTAGGTCAGCTTTTATGCATGCCGATGCTGATGCTCGGAATATTTTTATTATTCAGAAGAACCCTTATTAAGTAA
- the zapA gene encoding cell division protein ZapA, whose translation MGIVNLKFRNHNIQFECDNEERVTTLSERLKEKIESFSNIKGATDTKLMFLVALMLEDEVDNLSKELEQTKVQLDEESESNNDILCDTLNYVAEYLENIAER comes from the coding sequence ATGGGAATAGTTAATTTAAAATTTCGTAATCATAATATTCAATTTGAATGTGATAATGAGGAAAGAGTAACAACTTTATCTGAAAGACTAAAGGAAAAAATTGAAAGTTTTTCAAATATTAAAGGAGCGACCGATACAAAGTTGATGTTTTTGGTGGCTTTAATGCTTGAAGATGAAGTTGATAATTTGAGCAAAGAACTGGAGCAAACCAAGGTTCAACTTGATGAGGAGTCTGAAAGTAATAACGATATTCTTTGCGACACATTAAATTATGTGGCGGAATACTTAGAAAATATTGCAGAGAGATAA